One part of the Ornithodoros turicata isolate Travis chromosome 2, ASM3712646v1, whole genome shotgun sequence genome encodes these proteins:
- the LOC135383784 gene encoding uncharacterized protein LOC135383784, producing MPPSLPNSNVLDAAVQTVSCGTLCTSCNILHRKVDTLTQRIQELEGANKELSAQLAEQHNVYLMPENKLAFYTGIPKATFLALLAAVVACLPPAHTKMPHSAQLLMVLMKLRLALTYQDLAYRFNIHRHTVSSIFKLWIGPLSSLCANLITFPSPSVAQSWLTKKERKKFPRLRAIIDCTEVKVSRPYNLDTQQVVWRN from the exons ATGCCGCCATCTCTTCCAAATTCAAATGTGCTCGACGCCGCGGTGCAGACTGTTTCGTGTGGGACCCTGTGCACATCCTGCAACATTTTGCACAGAAAAGTGGACACACTGACGCAACGCATACAGGAACTGGAAGGTGCCAACAAGGAGCTTTCTGCACAGTTGGCAGAGCAACACAATGTGTATCTGATGCCAGAGAATAAGCTTGCATTCTATACAG GCATTCCCAAGGCAACATTCCTTGCACTACTGGCTGCTGTTGTAGCCTGCCTTCCACCAGCACACACAAAGATGCCACATTCTGCTCAGCTCCTCATGGTCTTAATGAAATTGAGGCTGGCACTCACATACCAAGACTTGGCATATCGCTTCAACATCCACAGACATACTGTCAGCTCCATCTTTAAACTGTGGATAGGACCCCTTTCATCGCTGTGTGCCAACCTCATCACCTTTCCAAGTCCCTCAGTCGCACAAAGCTGGCTAACaaagaaggagagaaagaaaTTCCCACGGTTGCGTGCTATCATAGATTGCACAGAGGTGAAGGTGTCACG GCCATACAACCTGGATACACAGCAAGTTGTCTGGAGAAATTAG